The Gemmatimonas phototrophica region CTACGGGCCGTATCAGCACACCGAAAAGCTGCTGCCGCACATGCTGCGGCGGGCGTTGATGGGAGAGAAGCTGCCGTTGTACGGCGACGGCCTGCAGCAGCGCGAATGGCTGCATGTGCACGACCATTGCGCCATGCTGGAGCGGGTGTTGCTGGCGCCAGGCGTAGAAGGGGAGTCATTCAACCTTGCCGGCTACGACGAGCGCACGAATCTCGACGCCGTGACGCAGCTGTGCGCCGTGCTGGACGCGCGTTTTGGCGCCGACCCGCTGCTGGCTTCGCGATACCCCGCCTGTCCGGCCGCGCGCGGGGAGCCCTGCATCTCGCTGCTGGCGCATGTCACTGACCGCCCAGGTCACGACCGGCGGTACGCGCTAAACGGCGACAAGCTGCGGACTCGATTGGGTATTGGTCCGCGCATTCCCTTCGCGCAGGGGCTGGCTGACACGGTGGATTGGTATCTCGCGAACGCCGGCTGGTAATAGGTGTGGGGCCTTAACAGCCTTACGAGGACTGCTCCGTGTGGGCGGACTGAGCGTCCGTACGAGGACTGGCTCCGGCATGATTCCAGCGGCGTACCGCTCTGGCTGGGCTGTTCATTCCTTTGATTTTTGGATCTCGCGGAGGTGGAGCGTGCCGGTCGAATTCACCGTCGCAGTCCTCGTCCGGACGCCGTATCCGCCTCATCGGGACAGTCCTCGTAATGCAGTGCTGCGGTGCCAGCCCGTGCACCGGTGTTGGTCGCGAGCTGGGTTCGAACGTCCGTACGAGGACTGGCTCCGGCATGATTCCAGCGGCGTACCGCTCTGGCTGGGCTGTTCATTCCTTTGATTTTTGGATCTCGCGGAGGTGGAGCGTGCCGGTCGAATTCACCGTCGCAGTCCTCGTCCGGACGCCGTATCCGCCTCATCGGGACAGTCCTCGTAATGCAGTGCTGCGGTGCCAGCCCGTGCACCGGTGTTGGTCGCGAGCTGGGTTCGAACGGCCTTACGAGGACTGCTCCGTGTGGGCGGGCTGAGCGTCCAGACGAGGACTGGCTCCGACATGATTCCAGCGGCGTACCGCCCCTCCTGATTGCCGTTCACCGCCATGCCCGCCCCAGCACAAATGGATTTGAATTAATCCGCGCCAAGGCGTACCGTAGCACAACGCTTCTTTCCCGCCCCTTCTCGCACCACATAATGCGATTCCTGTTCGGCCTGGCCCTCTGCGCCGCGCTCGCTGCCTGCGGAGGAGGTGGAGACCCTGCCGCCCCTGATGTGCCGGCCGTGGTCACCATTACCCCGAACGGCGCCGCCACCCTTGCCTCGGGGGCCGGGCTACAGCTCTCGGCCACCTACCGCGACACCAAGGGGAGGGTGGTGAACAATCCGTCCATTACCTGGACAACTGCCGACGCCAGCGTGGCCACCGTAGCCCAGTCGGGGCTGGTGGTGGGGGTGCGGACCGGTACGGCTGACATTACCGCCACCTCTGCCGGCGCCTCCAGCAGTGTTACGGTGACCGTGACGCCCGGGGCCGCGGTCAAGCTGGTGGTCACCACGCAGCCCGCCGGGGCCGCGTCGGGGGTACTGCTCACCACGCAGCCAGTGGTCGAGGTGCGCGACAACGCCGACAACCTGGTCACCACCGGGAGTGTGCTCGTGGCGGTTGGGGTGAGCGGCGGCACCGTGACCGGCACCACCAGCCTCACCGCGCAACAGGGGGTGGCGCGCTTCACCGATCTCACTGTGCGTGGCACCATTGGCTCACGCACTTTGGTGTTCACGTCGGGGGCGCTCGCGTCGGCAGCCTCCAACTCGTTCGACCTTTCCGCCGGCCCAGCGGTTGCCATTGGCTATCGCGGCACGCCACCGCGGCTGCGCAGTGGCATTGCCGGTGGCGCGTCGGGAGTGGCCGCGCAGCTGCTCGACAGCGAAGGCAACGACGCGGCGCTGAGCGGCCGAGCCGTGACCGTGGCGGTGAGCGGCGGGGCTGGCACCACGAATGTGTCGGGTACTGCCGCGGTGACCAATGCGCAGGGGCGGGCGCTCTTTTCGGCGCTCACGGTAACCGGTGTGGCGGGGGCACGCACGCTCACGTTCCGGGCCGACAACATTACCAATCCGGCCACCGCGACCCTCACCTTGCTGGGTGGAGCGCCGCAACGCGTAGTGGTCGAGCGCGACGTACCGCTCACGGTGGAGAGCAATACGATTGTTTCACCGGCGCCCATTGTGCGGCTGGTGGATAGCGTTGGCAACGCCTCTCCGGAGAGTGGCGTTACGATACGCGCCACGAGCAGTGGCGCCACGCTTGCGTCGGCCACGGCGGTCACCGATACGCTGGGGCGCGCCACCTTTTCAGGGCTGTCGTTTATCAGTGGGACTGGCGCTCGCACGGTGCAGTTTGCGGCGACCGGACTGGCCGAGGTGACCTCGAGGAGTATTGAGGTCACGCCACCAGATGTGTCGCCGCAGCCCACGAGCATTCTTACGGCAGCCAGCGACGCCGATACGGCGGTGCGCAACATCGAGTTGGGCACCACCACCAGTGTGCGCACGCCGTTTTTGCTGGCGCGCGACGCGCAGGGGCAAGCCATGGCCACGACCGGCGTGCGCTGGGTCTCGCGCGATCCCACGCGTGCCACGGTCGCCGCCGACGGTCGCATTACCGGCGCGCAGCCGGGGCGCACGTTTGTGGTGGCGCAGGCCAGCCGCAACGCCGGCATTGCCGATTCGGTGCTGGTGTTTGTGCCCAGGAGTGGGACTGGCCCCATCGTGCGCGCCACGCTGCCCAGCTATCGCGTGCGCACCGACACGTTCTCCATCACCATTGAAATCGTGCCGCGTGACGGACGCACGCTCTCGGCGGCCGACATGGAAATTGCCTGGCCCGGCAGTCGCGCCGGGGTGTTCTCGCCGTTCAATGTCACGGGTTTTTCGACACTCGCGGCCAACGTGCAGACCCAGTTCGTGGATGCGCAGCAATCGCTGCGTCTCACTTGGGCGTCCACCGCGCCAGTGAGTGGCGCGGTGCAACTCATTCGCTTGCGGTGTACGGTGAACCAACGCGGGCAGGGGAACCAGGTGGTCATTACGCTCAATCAGTTGCTGC contains the following coding sequences:
- a CDS encoding Ig-like domain-containing protein, which gives rise to MRFLFGLALCAALAACGGGGDPAAPDVPAVVTITPNGAATLASGAGLQLSATYRDTKGRVVNNPSITWTTADASVATVAQSGLVVGVRTGTADITATSAGASSSVTVTVTPGAAVKLVVTTQPAGAASGVLLTTQPVVEVRDNADNLVTTGSVLVAVGVSGGTVTGTTSLTAQQGVARFTDLTVRGTIGSRTLVFTSGALASAASNSFDLSAGPAVAIGYRGTPPRLRSGIAGGASGVAAQLLDSEGNDAALSGRAVTVAVSGGAGTTNVSGTAAVTNAQGRALFSALTVTGVAGARTLTFRADNITNPATATLTLLGGAPQRVVVERDVPLTVESNTIVSPAPIVRLVDSVGNASPESGVTIRATSSGATLASATAVTDTLGRATFSGLSFISGTGARTVQFAATGLAEVTSRSIEVTPPDVSPQPTSILTAASDADTAVRNIELGTTTSVRTPFLLARDAQGQAMATTGVRWVSRDPTRATVAADGRITGAQPGRTFVVAQASRNAGIADSVLVFVPRSGTGPIVRATLPSYRVRTDTFSITIEIVPRDGRTLSAADMEIAWPGSRAGVFSPFNVTGFSTLAANVQTQFVDAQQSLRLTWASTAPVSGAVQLIRLRCTVNQRGQGNQVVITLNQLLQGDLSDITAVTSVFNPVVVIP